The following are from one region of the Magallana gigas chromosome 6, xbMagGiga1.1, whole genome shotgun sequence genome:
- the LOC105319973 gene encoding TM2 domain-containing protein CG10795: MQLQSNRVFCFLFYIILQFKNSAASDLRCEDLLMGQFYCKDPVIDTETQAEINCDPEKKTTPTECVVAEGITCIPQNSNTLYTFNGTEVGFYKEAPCRWTNGYKFETALLLSVFLGMFGVDRFYLGYPAIGLLKFSTLGFFFLGQLIDILLIALQVVKPSDGSEYIMNYFGVGLIHIQANNDTYIKPDESWNMS, translated from the exons ATGCAGTTACAGTCAAATAgagttttttgttttctattttacaTCATTCTCCAGTTTAAAAATTCTGCAGCGAGTGACCTTAGATGCGAGGACTTGTTAATGGGACAATTCTATTGTAAAGATCCAGTGATAGACACGGAAACTCAA GCAGAAATTAACTGTGATCCAGAGAAAAAGACCACACCAACTGAATGTGTTGTCGCAGAAGGCATAACTTGCATTCCCCAAAATTCAAACACACTTTACACATTCAATGGAACAGAAGTTGGCTTCTACAAGGAAGCTCCTTGCAGATGGACGAATGGTTACAAGTTCGAGACAGCCTTACTCCTTTCAGTCTTTCTTGGGATGTTTGGGGTTGACAGATTCTACCTCGGGTATCCCGCAATAGGACTTTTAAAGTTTTCTACTCtgggtttcttttttcttggACAATTGATCGACATCCTCCTGATAGCCCTTCAGGTAGTGAAACCTTCGGATGGATCCGAATATATCATGAACTATTTCGGAGTTGGTCTGATTCATATTCAGGCAAATAATGACACATATATTAAGCCTGACGAGTCGTGGAATATGTCATGA